From the genome of Schaalia dentiphila ATCC 17982, one region includes:
- a CDS encoding zinc-binding dehydrogenase, producing MRAVVMHEPGNVTVEEMLMPIILEPTDAIIKLAATCICGSDLWSYRGSEPVHEQRMGHEYVGTVVEVGEAVTTVEPGDFVVGSFCISCGECATCRSGYPSRCTTAATQGDAFVGMRAGGTQAEYARIALADGTLVKTPAPPTPEQLPSLLAASDVLGTGWFAADEAGAAPGKTVVVVGDGAVGLGAIIGAKQLGASRIIAMSRHADRQALARQFGATDIVEERGEEGIARIKELTDGLGADGVVEAVGNEASFDQALGCVRPGGHLSFVGVPHGVSLDMGRMFGAEVHMFGGPAAVRKYLPTMIDLIYRGEINPGAVFDLVLPLEQAAEGYAAMDERRATKVMLTV from the coding sequence ATGCGCGCCGTCGTCATGCACGAACCCGGCAACGTCACCGTCGAAGAGATGCTGATGCCGATCATCCTGGAGCCCACGGACGCGATCATCAAGCTGGCTGCCACCTGCATCTGCGGCTCGGACCTGTGGTCCTACCGCGGATCGGAGCCGGTCCACGAGCAGCGCATGGGCCACGAGTACGTCGGAACCGTCGTCGAGGTGGGCGAGGCCGTCACGACCGTCGAGCCCGGTGACTTCGTCGTCGGCTCCTTCTGCATCTCCTGCGGCGAATGCGCGACCTGCCGCTCCGGCTACCCCTCGCGCTGCACGACCGCAGCCACCCAGGGCGACGCCTTCGTCGGCATGCGCGCCGGCGGCACCCAGGCCGAGTACGCCCGCATTGCCCTCGCAGACGGCACGCTGGTGAAGACCCCTGCACCCCCCACACCCGAGCAGCTCCCCTCGCTCCTGGCCGCCTCCGATGTCCTCGGCACCGGCTGGTTCGCCGCCGACGAGGCTGGGGCCGCCCCCGGGAAGACCGTCGTCGTCGTGGGTGACGGGGCCGTGGGCCTGGGCGCGATCATCGGCGCCAAGCAGCTGGGCGCGTCCCGCATCATCGCGATGTCGCGCCACGCGGACCGCCAGGCACTGGCCCGCCAGTTCGGTGCGACCGACATCGTCGAAGAGCGCGGCGAGGAGGGCATCGCCCGCATCAAGGAACTGACCGACGGCCTGGGCGCCGACGGCGTCGTTGAGGCGGTCGGCAATGAGGCATCCTTCGATCAGGCTCTCGGCTGCGTGCGTCCCGGTGGTCACCTGTCCTTCGTGGGCGTTCCTCACGGCGTCTCCTTGGACATGGGCCGCATGTTTGGCGCAGAGGTCCATATGTTCGGCGGCCCTGCGGCCGTGCGCAAGTATCTGCCCACCATGATCGATCTGATCTACCGTGGCGAGATCAATCCGGGGGCTGTCTTCGATCTGGTCCTGCCGCTTGAGCAGGCCGCCGAGGGCTACGCAGCGATGGACGAGCGTCGCGCCACGAAGGTGATGCTCACCGTCTGA
- the moaA gene encoding GTP 3',8-cyclase MoaA codes for MSVEFVSASQAADAVACDAPLRLVDTFGRVARDLRVSLTDRCNLRCSYCMPPEGLDWLPTEETLTDDEVCRLVRVGVERLGIRQVRFTGGEPLLRRGLEGIIEACSHLRTDEGNPLDLALTTNALGLAKRAQGLKDAGLNRVNISLDSLDPEHFAAITRRDRLGDVLEGIEAAARAGLSPIKVNALVLRGMNEADLPDLVDYCLDRGIELRVIEQMPIGPPDTWDRQNIMTADEILHIMSTRHTLTPAPREDPHSPAGRWIVDGDPTKRLGVIASVSDPFCSACDRTRLTSDGMVRSCLFSTEETSLRDLLRGGGDDAQIAARWADAMWAKPAAHGLNIDTFARASRTMSRIGG; via the coding sequence ATGTCTGTCGAGTTCGTTTCCGCCTCTCAGGCGGCAGATGCGGTGGCGTGTGACGCGCCGCTGCGGCTCGTCGACACCTTCGGGCGCGTTGCCCGCGACCTGCGCGTGTCGCTCACCGACCGCTGCAACCTGCGCTGTTCCTACTGCATGCCCCCCGAAGGCTTGGACTGGCTGCCCACTGAGGAAACGCTGACGGACGACGAGGTCTGCCGCCTCGTGCGCGTTGGCGTCGAGCGGCTCGGGATCCGCCAGGTCCGCTTCACCGGCGGGGAACCCCTCCTGCGCCGAGGTCTCGAGGGGATCATCGAAGCATGCTCCCACCTGCGCACCGACGAGGGAAACCCCCTCGATCTGGCCCTCACGACGAACGCGCTCGGCCTGGCCAAGCGCGCCCAGGGCCTGAAGGACGCTGGCCTGAACCGCGTCAACATTTCGCTTGATTCTCTGGACCCCGAGCACTTCGCGGCGATCACCCGCCGCGACCGCCTCGGCGACGTCCTGGAGGGCATCGAGGCCGCCGCCCGCGCGGGCCTGAGCCCGATCAAGGTCAACGCCCTCGTGCTGCGCGGCATGAACGAGGCCGACCTGCCCGACCTGGTCGACTACTGCCTGGACCGGGGCATCGAGCTGCGCGTTATTGAGCAGATGCCGATCGGCCCGCCGGACACATGGGATCGTCAGAACATCATGACGGCCGACGAGATCCTGCACATCATGAGCACTCGCCACACGCTGACCCCCGCGCCCCGCGAGGATCCGCATTCCCCTGCGGGACGCTGGATCGTGGACGGTGACCCGACGAAGCGCCTCGGCGTCATCGCCTCCGTGTCCGACCCCTTCTGTAGCGCGTGCGACCGCACCCGCCTGACCTCGGACGGCATGGTGCGTTCATGCCTGTTCTCCACCGAGGAGACCTCGCTGCGTGACCTGCTGCGCGGCGGCGGGGACGATGCGCAGATCGCCGCCCGATGGGCCGACGCGATGTGGGCGAAGCCGGCCGCGCACGGGCTCAATATCGACACCTTTGCTCGTGCGTCGCGCACCATGAGCCGTATTGGTGGGTAA